A genomic stretch from Chitinophaga agri includes:
- a CDS encoding SWIM zinc finger family protein: protein MLTLKNFELQISDKIIFRGREYYENAAVVDLEETGEGLWYAEVMGNDTYEVEVKLSGKNKVESYSCDCPYDGDMCKHVVAVLFVLREELLNTVVKKKTDTKTDFKKLLQKISLEEYQEFILTHAASDKKFKSLFQRYFADKDSQMDIAKSYTKHLKSVIRSYSNEDFIDYRSIHGLANEMNGLLDESQLLIGKGNFLNAFILARSVLIEVIEIITYCDDSSGYIGAIINSSIELIKNIAQEVSVTMEVRKEIFDFVQSAISLPVYFEYGDFGYEMVDIYSILAIKLNKQTSYLNFIDGQIKEASAAEYSYRKDYFLVRKIVFLKATGNISDAQALVQENLDIVDVRRGEVSRLVEERDFLSAKKLINEGIDIARKKDHSGIVAEWEKELLQIAVLENDIETIRYYTKHFAFDRGFHLIYYNQWKSSFDIAEWEQEIEKYIEEIIARVEIQYQKDKGKVWYSPSTLLLGLLAPIYIEEKYWDRLLSLISNEIDLDRLLQYHDHLLSIYPIQLLALYLPAFERKGDIVGNRREYADLAIKMMMVIETIPEGKDEIISVAEKICRKYPRRPAMIEELRRVIGIRTKMT from the coding sequence ATGCTCACTTTAAAAAATTTTGAATTACAGATAAGTGATAAGATAATATTTCGGGGAAGGGAATATTATGAGAATGCTGCTGTTGTGGATCTGGAAGAAACTGGAGAAGGTTTATGGTACGCGGAAGTGATGGGAAACGATACATATGAAGTAGAGGTGAAACTTTCTGGAAAGAACAAAGTAGAATCATATTCGTGCGATTGTCCCTATGACGGCGATATGTGCAAACATGTGGTAGCTGTTTTATTTGTTCTCAGGGAAGAATTACTGAATACTGTTGTTAAAAAAAAGACTGATACCAAAACCGATTTTAAGAAGTTATTGCAGAAAATAAGCTTGGAGGAATATCAGGAATTTATTCTGACTCATGCTGCAAGTGATAAAAAGTTCAAATCACTATTTCAACGGTACTTCGCAGATAAAGATAGTCAGATGGATATAGCTAAAAGCTATACCAAACATCTGAAAAGCGTGATAAGAAGCTATTCGAATGAAGATTTCATTGATTATAGATCTATTCATGGACTGGCAAATGAGATGAATGGATTACTTGATGAAAGCCAGCTTCTGATAGGAAAGGGTAATTTTCTGAATGCGTTTATTTTAGCACGATCGGTATTGATAGAAGTTATTGAAATAATTACTTATTGTGACGACTCCAGTGGCTACATTGGCGCTATTATCAATAGTTCTATTGAATTGATAAAGAATATAGCGCAAGAAGTAAGCGTAACAATGGAAGTACGGAAAGAAATTTTCGACTTTGTACAATCAGCGATCAGCCTTCCCGTCTATTTTGAGTATGGCGATTTTGGATATGAGATGGTAGATATCTATTCTATCCTTGCCATAAAGTTAAATAAGCAGACTTCCTATTTGAATTTTATTGATGGTCAGATTAAAGAGGCATCAGCAGCCGAATATTCTTATAGGAAAGATTATTTTCTCGTGCGGAAAATAGTGTTTTTAAAAGCTACAGGTAATATTAGTGATGCTCAGGCGCTTGTTCAAGAAAATCTGGATATTGTTGATGTTAGACGCGGCGAGGTAAGTCGTTTGGTAGAAGAAAGAGATTTTTTATCGGCGAAGAAATTAATAAATGAAGGAATTGACATTGCCCGAAAAAAGGACCATTCGGGGATAGTGGCAGAGTGGGAGAAAGAGCTGCTACAGATTGCTGTTTTAGAAAACGACATAGAAACAATAAGGTATTACACAAAGCATTTTGCTTTTGATCGGGGCTTTCATCTGATTTATTACAATCAATGGAAGAGTAGCTTTGATATTGCTGAGTGGGAGCAGGAAATAGAGAAATACATTGAGGAAATAATAGCAAGAGTTGAAATCCAATATCAAAAAGACAAGGGAAAGGTATGGTACTCACCAAGTACATTATTGCTTGGTTTACTCGCCCCTATCTATATCGAAGAAAAATATTGGGATCGGTTACTTAGTCTTATAAGCAATGAAATAGATTTGGATCGGTTACTACAGTATCATGATCATTTATTGAGTATTTACCCCATACAGCTATTAGCATTATATCTTCCCGCCTTTGAACGTAAAGGTGATATAGTAGGAAACCGTCGGGAATATGCGGATTTGGCTATTAAAATGATGATGGTCATAGAGACTATTCCTGAGGGAAAAGACGAAATCATTTCCGTTGCGGAGAAGATATGCCGTAAATATCCCCGGAGGCCTGCTATGATAGAAGAACTGCGTAGGGTAATTGGAATACGAACTAAGATGACATGA
- a CDS encoding SDR family oxidoreductase, protein MNITNKTVLITGGGSGIGYATAKLLSEKGNRVIIVSRNAAKLEMAARELNVDYIVADVTNAEAVKDLVVKLEANFSDLSVLINNAGVGFVYKLGEGANAVEKSRQEFETNYFAPVRLTEHLLPLLKKQPEAAIVNVTSNVAFHPLVVLPTYSDAKTALHSHTVALRLTLSADTKIKVFEVMPSLINTDATKDMGGEQRGLPPIIVAEDIYNGISEDVYEIFVGEAGQQYADYLAAPETAIARFNQGLY, encoded by the coding sequence ATGAACATTACCAACAAAACAGTCCTGATAACCGGTGGTGGTTCAGGCATTGGTTATGCAACAGCAAAGCTTTTAAGTGAAAAAGGTAATAGGGTAATCATCGTAAGCCGCAATGCAGCAAAGCTGGAAATGGCGGCCAGAGAACTAAATGTTGATTATATCGTTGCGGATGTGACCAATGCTGAAGCAGTGAAAGATCTTGTCGTTAAACTGGAAGCCAATTTCAGTGATTTGAGCGTACTAATAAATAATGCCGGAGTGGGCTTTGTATACAAACTTGGGGAAGGTGCAAACGCTGTTGAGAAATCAAGGCAAGAATTTGAAACTAACTATTTTGCTCCAGTTCGGTTGACCGAACATTTATTGCCGTTATTGAAGAAACAACCTGAGGCGGCCATTGTCAATGTTACTTCTAATGTGGCGTTTCATCCGCTCGTAGTATTACCAACGTATTCAGACGCGAAGACAGCGCTGCACTCACATACAGTGGCTTTACGCTTAACCTTGTCAGCAGATACTAAAATTAAGGTTTTTGAGGTAATGCCATCCCTGATCAACACAGATGCCACGAAGGATATGGGGGGTGAGCAGCGCGGTTTGCCTCCAATCATAGTAGCCGAAGATATCTATAACGGTATCTCGGAAGATGTTTATGAGATCTTTGTTGGTGAAGCCGGACAGCAATATGCGGATTACTTAGCAGCCCCTGAGACTGCCATCGCCAGGTTTAATCAGGGACTTTACTAA
- a CDS encoding winged helix-turn-helix transcriptional regulator, whose translation MKEIQHRSDCPIAYSLDYLGDKWVLLILRDLIFTNKSSYGDFLNSDERIATNILADRLKLLEEHGFIRSTVSPEKKNKFIYSLTEKGIDLIPVIVELMIWGSKYDSYEAKEIVKKLEKDKEGTIKQLREKLLGQTGTNNPQ comes from the coding sequence ATGAAAGAAATTCAGCACCGATCTGACTGTCCGATAGCATATTCACTGGATTATTTAGGGGATAAATGGGTATTGTTAATATTACGGGACCTGATCTTCACCAATAAATCGAGCTATGGTGATTTCCTGAATTCGGATGAAAGGATTGCCACTAATATTCTTGCAGACAGGCTCAAACTGCTGGAAGAGCATGGATTTATAAGATCTACGGTATCACCGGAAAAAAAGAACAAGTTTATCTACAGCCTTACAGAAAAAGGTATAGACCTCATCCCGGTGATTGTTGAATTGATGATCTGGGGATCAAAATATGATTCATATGAGGCGAAAGAGATCGTCAAAAAATTGGAGAAGGATAAAGAGGGAACCATAAAGCAACTGAGGGAGAAGCTTTTAGGGCAAACTGGCACCAATAACCCCCAGTAG
- a CDS encoding MBL fold metallo-hydrolase yields MKFLSVFFFSSIIATCLPGASLSVQAQASGAVAQRGFYRMQLGDLQVIALSDGTVPLNIKSLLHEKKPGEVRDLLQRSYLDTIVETSITGYLLVSGGRHILIDAGSGSLMGSTLGKLTSNLTAAGFTPEDIDVVLITHLHGDHVGGLVNNGRIAFPNATIYISQPEADFWLNAANKATANKRAQPFFDPAQASLLPYQQAGKLKTFVLGSQPVPGVTSIAAPGHTPGHSFYAIESQGQKLLFCGDVIHAGAVQFADPGVTIDFDVDLSGAEAARRKVFDDAARSGYWIAAPHLSFPGIGHIRSVGKAYEWLPVNYATIFTGK; encoded by the coding sequence ATGAAATTTCTGAGTGTATTTTTCTTCAGCAGCATTATAGCTACATGCTTACCAGGCGCCAGTTTATCTGTACAGGCACAAGCTTCCGGTGCCGTAGCGCAACGAGGATTTTACCGTATGCAGTTAGGCGATTTACAGGTCATCGCCCTCTCTGATGGCACCGTTCCTTTAAACATCAAGAGCCTGTTGCATGAAAAGAAACCAGGCGAGGTTCGTGATTTATTACAGCGCAGTTATCTTGATACGATCGTGGAAACATCTATTACCGGGTATCTTTTAGTATCAGGCGGTCGTCATATTTTGATTGATGCCGGTAGTGGTAGTCTGATGGGATCAACATTAGGTAAGCTGACATCGAACCTGACCGCAGCAGGTTTCACGCCTGAGGATATTGACGTAGTATTGATCACACATCTGCATGGCGACCATGTGGGCGGACTTGTTAATAATGGTAGGATCGCTTTTCCAAATGCCACTATTTATATTAGTCAACCTGAGGCAGATTTCTGGCTGAATGCAGCGAATAAAGCCACTGCCAATAAAAGGGCACAGCCTTTCTTCGATCCTGCGCAGGCCTCACTCCTCCCCTATCAGCAGGCAGGCAAGCTGAAAACGTTTGTATTGGGCAGCCAGCCGGTACCAGGCGTGACATCTATCGCAGCACCGGGTCATACGCCAGGTCACAGCTTTTACGCGATAGAAAGTCAGGGGCAGAAGCTCTTGTTCTGCGGCGATGTGATCCACGCAGGGGCAGTGCAATTTGCAGACCCTGGGGTGACCATTGACTTTGATGTGGACTTGTCCGGTGCGGAAGCAGCACGCCGGAAAGTGTTTGATGATGCTGCACGTAGTGGTTACTGGATAGCGGCACCGCATCTGTCATTCCCTGGAATAGGACATATCAGAAGCGTAGGAAAGGCGTATGAATGGTTGCCGGTGAATTATGCAACGATCTTCACAGGTAAGTAA
- a CDS encoding Crp/Fnr family transcriptional regulator, producing MLHPLRSHIESVSQLTDEEFEFVLSHFTPVKLKKHSALVREGDMVKHEYFVMKGCLRSYMTDADTGKEYTYQFAVEHWWISEREAFVKQIPAATTIECMEDCELLALSYDNRLKLGRELWKYEHYLSTKSALGYVALQKRLQLLLKGSTKERFENFVQQYPHLYNRIPKSIIATYLGVSRETISRLYRK from the coding sequence ATGTTGCATCCATTAAGATCACATATAGAATCGGTCAGCCAGCTGACAGACGAGGAGTTTGAGTTTGTACTCTCTCATTTTACGCCCGTGAAACTCAAGAAGCACAGCGCACTTGTAAGAGAAGGAGACATGGTAAAGCACGAGTATTTCGTGATGAAGGGGTGTCTGCGATCATATATGACAGATGCAGATACAGGAAAAGAGTATACCTACCAGTTTGCAGTCGAGCATTGGTGGATCTCGGAAAGGGAAGCATTTGTTAAACAAATACCCGCGGCGACCACCATAGAATGTATGGAAGATTGTGAGTTACTTGCCCTGTCTTACGATAACCGGCTGAAGCTGGGGCGCGAGCTCTGGAAGTATGAGCATTATTTATCTACCAAGAGTGCACTGGGATATGTGGCTTTGCAGAAAAGACTCCAGTTATTACTCAAAGGCAGTACGAAGGAGCGATTTGAGAATTTTGTACAGCAGTATCCGCATTTATATAATCGTATTCCCAAGTCGATTATCGCTACTTACCTGGGTGTATCGCGCGAAACTATAAGCCGTTTATATCGGAAATAA
- a CDS encoding organic hydroperoxide resistance protein: protein MEKLYTTKATANGGRNGHVTSADGALDVDVRVPKEMGGGSGTYLNPETLFAGGFAACFDSALNHIARLEKVQTGTTAVTAEVSIGKNTEGGFALAVVLEVEIPGVDRATAEALTQKAHAVCPYSNATRGNIDVQLIVK from the coding sequence ATGGAAAAGTTATATACGACGAAGGCTACTGCCAATGGCGGCCGTAATGGACACGTGACATCAGCTGATGGTGCACTGGATGTGGATGTAAGGGTGCCAAAGGAAATGGGTGGCGGATCGGGCACTTATCTGAATCCCGAGACCTTATTTGCGGGTGGGTTTGCCGCGTGCTTCGATAGTGCGCTGAATCATATAGCCCGCCTGGAGAAAGTACAGACCGGCACTACGGCGGTAACAGCTGAGGTGAGCATCGGGAAAAATACAGAGGGCGGATTCGCCCTGGCAGTAGTCCTGGAAGTAGAGATCCCCGGTGTAGACAGGGCTACGGCCGAAGCACTTACCCAAAAAGCACATGCGGTTTGCCCGTATTCGAATGCAACAAGAGGGAATATCGATGTGCAGTTGATCGTAAAGTAA
- a CDS encoding LytR/AlgR family response regulator transcription factor yields the protein MLSILIIEDELPNAARLKKLLLQIDRTIEIVGEIQTVEAAINWLQAHPHPDVICMDIKLTDGLSFEIFDHVTIKSHVIFITAYDEYALKAFEVNGIDYLLKPLDEAQLQKSITRIKTLVNRTTSPDLLEVIRRMQQREDVYRTRFLVSYRDMFIPVMVHNIAYFFSEHKLVYLVTSEGDRYAIDQTLEELEQELHPKEFFRATRQYIVSAAAIRKIHQTFNGKLRLDLHPPTEEVLVSREKSIALRKWLS from the coding sequence ATGCTGAGCATATTGATCATTGAAGACGAATTACCCAACGCAGCGCGGTTGAAGAAACTGTTACTGCAGATAGACAGAACCATTGAAATTGTAGGTGAGATACAAACGGTGGAAGCAGCGATCAACTGGTTGCAGGCGCATCCGCATCCGGACGTGATCTGCATGGATATCAAACTCACCGATGGATTAAGCTTTGAGATATTTGATCACGTCACCATCAAATCGCATGTGATATTCATTACAGCATATGATGAATATGCGCTGAAGGCATTTGAAGTGAATGGCATTGACTATTTACTGAAGCCACTGGATGAGGCGCAGCTGCAGAAAAGCATTACACGTATCAAAACACTCGTGAACCGCACTACCTCACCTGATTTGCTCGAAGTGATCCGTAGGATGCAACAGCGGGAAGATGTATACCGCACCCGCTTCCTCGTGTCTTACAGGGACATGTTTATTCCGGTGATGGTGCATAACATCGCCTATTTCTTTTCAGAGCATAAACTGGTGTATCTGGTGACCAGCGAGGGAGATCGTTATGCCATAGACCAGACGCTGGAAGAACTGGAACAGGAACTGCATCCAAAGGAGTTCTTCCGGGCCACCAGGCAATACATTGTATCGGCTGCGGCTATCCGTAAGATCCATCAGACATTTAACGGTAAGCTCCGGCTGGATCTTCATCCTCCGACGGAAGAGGTCCTGGTAAGCCGGGAGAAGTCCATCGCTTTAAGAAAATGGCTGAGCTGA
- a CDS encoding sensor histidine kinase, which translates to MAASNYKFLRLYGYPIFCLLTNLIFFLINPYERTFNAWRQFTVLDFFINSLISLLFPLAVIETGIWLSYFLNSRLQWKRGMKTRFAVQLIAHMFIVLLIVYLFFHIPFPDKFAFNQLLYRQSSITGMIFCLVITSIFAAEYLVFRLNNVRIEAAKLNELAVQAQLDALKLQLDPHFLFNNLSTLTSLIEENQSLSVNYVVKLSSIYRYMMANRTQNTIAVAVELDFIKNVLFLHQTRYGQAIQVNIRAEVERSSCAIAPLTLQLLIENAIKHNQFSTEAPLMIDIYMQEGKWLVVRNNKKAKRTKEPGAQLGLKNITQRYQLLCGSKPLIDDGTDYFEVKIPLLKINTKEDAEHIDH; encoded by the coding sequence ATGGCTGCATCCAATTATAAATTCTTAAGATTATACGGTTATCCTATCTTTTGTTTGCTGACCAACCTGATCTTCTTCCTGATCAATCCATACGAGCGTACCTTCAATGCATGGAGACAGTTCACTGTGCTGGACTTCTTCATTAATAGCCTCATCTCACTGCTTTTCCCGCTGGCGGTGATAGAGACGGGCATATGGCTAAGCTATTTCCTGAATAGTCGCCTGCAATGGAAGCGGGGGATGAAAACCCGTTTCGCGGTACAGCTGATCGCACACATGTTTATTGTGCTGCTGATCGTTTACCTGTTCTTCCATATTCCCTTTCCTGACAAGTTTGCCTTTAACCAGTTATTATACCGGCAATCCTCTATTACCGGTATGATATTTTGTCTGGTGATCACGTCTATCTTTGCTGCGGAGTACCTGGTATTCCGGCTTAACAATGTGCGGATAGAAGCGGCCAAGCTCAATGAGCTGGCTGTACAAGCCCAGCTGGATGCACTAAAACTACAGTTAGATCCTCACTTTCTTTTTAATAACTTAAGTACACTTACTTCCCTGATAGAAGAGAATCAGTCACTGTCTGTCAATTATGTAGTGAAGCTCTCTTCTATCTACCGGTATATGATGGCCAACCGGACCCAGAATACGATTGCGGTAGCTGTAGAACTCGACTTTATAAAGAACGTACTTTTTCTTCACCAGACAAGGTATGGACAGGCTATACAGGTCAATATAAGAGCCGAAGTGGAACGTTCGTCCTGTGCTATTGCACCGCTGACATTACAGCTACTGATAGAAAACGCGATCAAGCATAACCAGTTTTCCACGGAGGCACCACTGATGATCGATATTTACATGCAGGAGGGTAAATGGCTGGTGGTGAGGAATAATAAGAAAGCGAAACGGACAAAGGAACCGGGTGCGCAACTGGGCCTGAAGAACATCACCCAGCGTTATCAGTTATTGTGTGGGAGTAAGCCTTTGATAGATGACGGAACAGACTACTTTGAAGTGAAGATACCATTGCTGAAAATAAACACGAAAGAAGATGCTGAGCATATTGATCATTGA
- a CDS encoding NAD-dependent epimerase/dehydratase family protein, which translates to MKVLVTGSAGHLGEGLVRTLQARNYDVIGVDIKATPYTTHVGSVADRDFVKGCFGGVQAVVHTATLHKPHVATHSRQDFVDTNITGTLHLLEEAVANGVEAFVFTSTTSTFGDALVPPAGMPAAWITEEVVPVPKNIYGVTKTAAEDLCQLFYRNHRLPCLVLRTSRFFPEADDNRVRRNSFSDDNLKVNEFLCRRVELEDVVEAHILAVKKAKTIGFGKYIISATAPFSQKHLGALRNNATAVMQELMPAYAAEYQRRGWRMFHEIDRVYVNDKARTELGWQPTYDFAYIIGQLAAGNDFRSQLTHQVGLKGYHEEIFEDGPYPV; encoded by the coding sequence ATGAAAGTTTTAGTGACCGGTAGCGCCGGCCATCTCGGTGAAGGCTTAGTCCGTACCCTGCAGGCGCGGAACTATGACGTGATAGGGGTAGATATCAAAGCGACCCCGTATACCACACATGTTGGTTCTGTTGCTGACAGAGACTTCGTAAAAGGTTGCTTCGGTGGTGTACAGGCCGTGGTACACACTGCCACCTTACATAAGCCACATGTAGCCACCCATAGCCGGCAGGATTTTGTAGATACCAATATCACTGGTACGCTGCACTTGCTCGAAGAAGCGGTTGCGAATGGTGTAGAAGCATTCGTGTTTACCAGTACAACCAGCACTTTCGGGGATGCTCTGGTGCCCCCGGCCGGAATGCCGGCAGCCTGGATCACAGAGGAGGTCGTACCTGTGCCGAAGAATATATATGGCGTGACGAAAACAGCCGCAGAAGATCTGTGTCAGCTCTTTTATCGTAATCACCGGCTGCCCTGCCTGGTGCTGCGGACTTCCCGTTTCTTCCCGGAAGCGGATGACAACCGTGTCAGAAGAAATTCATTTTCAGATGATAACCTGAAAGTAAATGAGTTCCTATGCAGGCGGGTAGAGCTGGAAGATGTGGTAGAAGCCCACATACTGGCTGTAAAGAAGGCAAAGACAATTGGTTTCGGGAAATATATCATCAGTGCTACTGCTCCTTTTTCTCAGAAACACCTGGGTGCCCTGCGCAATAATGCAACGGCCGTCATGCAGGAATTGATGCCTGCTTATGCCGCCGAATACCAGCGCAGGGGCTGGCGGATGTTTCATGAGATAGACCGGGTGTATGTGAACGATAAAGCACGTACAGAACTGGGCTGGCAGCCTACCTATGACTTTGCGTATATTATCGGGCAGCTGGCGGCGGGAAATGACTTCAGAAGTCAGCTGACGCATCAGGTAGGTCTTAAAGGCTATCATGAAGAGATATTTGAAGACGGACCTTATCCCGTTTAG
- a CDS encoding Crp/Fnr family transcriptional regulator: MIKTNLALLRLMEEMSANGNTKGAITLRDLDAKQKLIMQDQTLQNVYIIKSGVTKCYITENNEKDYILDFLGEGELLGEIEAIRHTKAGCSVEAITPLTVYVFSNTQFRHFLETVPAFNYTILELLVNRVTRISEKAARQQLYTQAEILPQLLHALESQQITFTKQDLAEYMGISVRSLNRLLKDTEETI; encoded by the coding sequence ATGATCAAGACAAATTTGGCGCTATTACGTTTGATGGAAGAAATGTCAGCCAATGGCAACACTAAAGGCGCCATCACCCTCCGCGACCTCGATGCAAAACAAAAACTGATCATGCAGGACCAGACCCTGCAAAATGTGTACATCATCAAGTCAGGGGTCACCAAGTGCTACATTACAGAAAACAATGAAAAAGACTATATACTTGATTTTCTGGGGGAAGGAGAACTGCTGGGCGAGATCGAAGCGATCCGGCATACAAAAGCAGGTTGCAGCGTAGAAGCCATCACTCCGCTGACAGTCTATGTATTTAGTAATACGCAGTTCAGACATTTCCTGGAAACAGTGCCCGCCTTTAACTATACTATCCTGGAGCTACTGGTTAACCGGGTGACCCGCATTTCAGAAAAAGCTGCCAGACAGCAACTCTATACACAGGCCGAGATACTACCCCAGTTACTGCACGCACTGGAGTCGCAACAGATCACCTTCACGAAACAGGACCTGGCGGAATACATGGGTATCTCTGTCAGAAGTCTGAACAGATTACTGAAAGATACGGAAGAGACTATTTGA
- a CDS encoding multiheme c-type cytochrome: MSRRQFYVTVLITSCIFIFSQCFRKAPEKVNTDVRGEQFAGAATCISCHKQIYDAYVATGHYNTSAPASEKSIKGPFTGDNIFSYSNGTRVVMEARDSGLFQAAYTDSTLQEVHRFDITMGSGRKAQSFLYWQADRYFQLPLSYFVPAHSWANSPGFPPSYPKFDRMIPSTCFGCHSSAVGIKEVHMEGRRLSESFEKNQLVYGIDCERCHGPAADHVAFHREHPQEKTAMHMTRVKMLKNQQRLDMCALCHSGLGTPQKPAFDYKPGDALSDYFFPDFTRPTRAADLDVHGKQYQLFTASRCFVKSDEMNCSSCHNPHNNERDQLATFSRRCMACHQPAGPAFCKLKSLSASVLEKNCIDCHMPVLPSGSITLLTDGQTRATPDSMRTHLITVYPEEVKKILARFK; encoded by the coding sequence ATGAGCAGACGCCAGTTTTATGTAACGGTATTGATTACATCCTGTATTTTTATTTTTTCTCAATGTTTCCGGAAGGCGCCGGAAAAGGTTAATACTGATGTCAGAGGCGAACAGTTTGCCGGCGCAGCCACCTGCATCAGTTGTCATAAACAGATCTATGATGCCTATGTGGCCACCGGACATTATAATACGTCTGCTCCGGCGTCCGAAAAAAGCATTAAAGGGCCGTTTACCGGCGATAATATATTTTCTTACAGCAATGGTACCCGTGTGGTAATGGAAGCCAGGGACAGTGGTCTTTTCCAGGCAGCTTACACCGATAGTACACTACAGGAAGTGCACCGTTTTGATATTACTATGGGATCAGGCAGAAAGGCACAGAGTTTTTTATACTGGCAGGCGGATCGCTATTTTCAGCTGCCTCTCTCCTACTTCGTACCTGCACATAGCTGGGCGAATAGCCCCGGTTTCCCACCTTCCTATCCCAAGTTCGACAGAATGATACCCAGTACCTGCTTCGGTTGCCATAGCTCGGCCGTCGGCATCAAAGAGGTCCATATGGAAGGCAGACGGTTATCGGAGTCGTTTGAGAAGAATCAGCTGGTATATGGTATTGACTGTGAACGTTGCCACGGACCAGCGGCGGACCATGTGGCGTTTCACAGGGAGCATCCGCAGGAGAAAACGGCCATGCACATGACCCGGGTGAAGATGTTGAAAAACCAGCAGCGACTGGATATGTGCGCACTCTGTCACTCGGGACTGGGTACACCACAGAAACCGGCTTTTGACTATAAACCGGGCGACGCCTTATCCGACTATTTTTTTCCTGACTTTACCCGCCCTACCCGTGCAGCTGATCTGGACGTGCATGGTAAGCAGTATCAGTTGTTCACTGCCAGTAGATGTTTTGTGAAAAGTGATGAGATGAATTGTTCTTCCTGTCATAATCCGCACAATAACGAGCGGGATCAGCTGGCGACATTTTCCCGGCGTTGTATGGCATGCCACCAGCCGGCAGGACCTGCCTTCTGTAAACTGAAATCCTTATCTGCCAGTGTGCTGGAAAAGAATTGTATTGACTGTCATATGCCGGTGTTGCCCTCCGGGAGTATTACGTTGCTGACTGATGGCCAGACCCGTGCTACACCCGATTCCATGCGTACCCACCTGATCACCGTATATCCGGAAGAAGTGAAGAAAATACTGGCGCGGTTCAAATAG